Below is a genomic region from Larimichthys crocea isolate SSNF unplaced genomic scaffold, L_crocea_2.0 scaffold224, whole genome shotgun sequence.
tgaaggagaggagatgagaccagatgtgaaggagaggggatgaggacagatgtgaggagaggagatgaggacagatgtgaaggagaggtcgATGAGGCAGATGTGAAGAGGGATGAGGACATGGGAGAGAGGCGATGAAgacagatgtgaggagaggagatgaggacagatgtgaaggagaggcaTGAGGAAGATGTGGAAGGACGAGGAGATGAGGACCAGATGACGGAGATGGGTGATGAGGACGAgtgaggagaggatgaggacagatttgaaggagaggagatgaggacagatgtgaaggagaggagatgagggacagatgtgaaggagaggtgatgaggacagatgtgaaggagcaggTATGAAGAGAGGATGATGAGAACGAGGTGAAGgaaggtgatgaggacagatgtgaaggagaggagatgaggacacgATGTGAAGGATAGGCGATGAGACagagtgtgaaggagaggagatgaggacagatgtgaaggagaggcaGATTGAGGACAGATGTAaggagaggatgatgaggacagatgtgaggagaggtgatgaggaacagatgtgaaggagaggtgatgaggacagatgtgaaggagaggagatgaggacagatgtgaaggagagggatgaggaagtgtaggacagatgtgaaggagaggtgaacATGTGAGGGACGAATGTAGGGTACAGTGGAAGGAGAATGAGGACAGATGATGAGGAAGATTGAAGGAGGTATAGAGGCCTGAGGGGATCCGAGGAGTTAGCGCAGTGCAGCGTGGAGAGGTCGAGAGGACAGCAttggaaggagagggatgaCGGAACGATGTGAAGGAGGCATGCGCAGCTGtgaaggacagatgtgaaggagaggagatgctAGGAGATGTGAAGgcgaggagatgaggacagatgtgaccGAGAGGCATGGCGCTGTGAGTCGCAGGCCAGTGCCGGCGGGAGTGTGAGGAGAGGTGCTGCCATGAGGGACGACGTGCTGACGCCAGCAGTTCGGGTGTACCGCGGTGTGGGCGGCGCTGGGCCCTTGAGCGCAGAGCCTGCGGAAGcagatgagacagagaggagaggatgaaggacCAGTGAcgacagatgtgaaggagaggtgatgaggacaggatgtgtgcaagtgtgagagagggatgaggacagatgtgcaggagaggagatgaggacagaggtGTGACAGGAAGCAGATGTAGACATGTGtagagggagatggagatgtAAGAGACGATGATGAGGAAGATGTGAGTGGAAGGATGAGGGACAGATTcgtgacaggagaggaggactAGGACAGATGGTAGGAGAGTAGATGAGGACCGATGTGACAAGATagagagatgaggacagatgtaaAGGAGAGgtatgaggacagatgtgacagGGAGGTAGGATGAGGCAAATATGCGAAGGAGCGGAGAttaggacagatgtgaagggagGAGATGacggacagatgtgaaggagaggtgatgaggacagatgtgaaggagaggagatgaggacagatgtgaagaggTGCATTCggaaaagatgtgaaggagaggagatgaggacagatgtgaagagggAGTGAGGACAGATTGTGAAGGAAGGATGAGGCACAGATGTGAAGGCAGAGGGATGAGGGCCAGATGTGACGGAGAggcgatgaggacagatgtgaaggaaggCATGTGAAGGACGAGTGTGAAGGAGAGTATTGAGAGACAGAGGACGATGTGAAGGAGAGcgagaggacagatgtgaagagagggatgaggacagatgtgaaaggAAGAGTGATGAGGACGACGAGGATGACATGAGAGGACAGATGGAAGGAAGCGAGATGAggagatgtgaaggagaggacgaTGAGGACAAATGTGAAGATGAGGGGACGTGTGGGcgagatgaggacagatgtgaaggaaggagatgaggacagatgtgaaggagaggcgaTGAGGACACGATGTGAAGAGAGGGgatgagacagatgtgaagggaaGGAGATGAGGAACAGATTGTGAGGAGAGGCGATGAGGGACAGATGTGAGCGAGGTGATTGAGGACAGATCAGTGAGGgagggatgaggacagatgtgtaaGGAAGGTGATGAGgcacagatgtgaaggagaggcgaTGAGGGACTCCGAGTGACGGAGAggcgatgaggacagatgtgaagcaGGTACGGAGACGGTGAGCCagaggaggacgatgaggacAATGTGAAGGAGCGCGATTGACTacgatgtgaaggagagggcgatgcggacagatgtgaagagaggaCGATGAGGGACAGATGTGAGCGAGGAGTGAGGCGATGAGGAACGATGTGACAGAGgcagatgaggacagatgtgaaggaggggCGATGATGAAGGGAGACAGATGAAGGAGAGCGAGAGGCTGAAGGAGAGGGTATGATGAGTGAGGAAGCAGAGCATGTGAAGGAAGGAGGATACGAGGAAAGTGATGggcagatgtgaaggagagggatgaggacagaGGTGAAGGACGGCATAGGCATGATGGAAGAGGCGAGACCAGATgtgaagaaaggagagaggacgATGAGGACGTGTGAATGAGAGATGAGCAGGTTCtaagagaggtgatgaggatCTATGTTGAAGCTGGGTGACGATGGAGGAGCCgcgatgaggacagatgtgaaggagtaggcagatgatgaagatgttggGATGTCCCATTGCGTTTAGATGAGACGAGTGCGCGGACAGCTTAGAGGCGATGAGGACCGGACACGCTCTGAAGGCGTAGTGATGCGGCTCAACGAGGCCTGAGGAGAGAGCTGATGACAGATGTAAAGGTAGAGGCGATAGGACgaggtgaaggagaggtgacTGGTGATTACTGGGGGAGTGGTGTGGGGAAGTGTGGTGAGGAGGACAGATGTAAGGGGAGGTGATGAGGCAGATGTAGGAGGGTTTAttaggacagatgtgaaggaagaATCGAGAGGCCGATGAATGAGACAGATGGAAGAGTGTGAAGGAGGTCAGAGCAGAtgcgaggagaggagacagtaGTGGGACAGTGAAGGACTATGAGCCGTGTACTgatggacagatgtgaaggaaggggagagggagagtaCAGATTGGTcgagtgaggagaggagatgaggaaagagTAGGGTAGAGGAGAGGTTGAGGTGAGGGACAtgtgaagagaaggagagggaccagatgtgaaggagaggtgatgaggacagatgtaaGGAGAGTGATGAGGGACAGCATGTGAATgagagagatgaggacagactgtgaaggagaggagatgaggacagaaaCCATCATTCACGTTTAGTTCAACGTTCAAACGTCCTGAAGCTGAGTGAGCAGTAAGATATCAAACATGCTCTTCTTTGTAATAAAGTCTGTTCTGCACGAGGATGTGACACAAACAGTACGTCACAGACAAACGTCATCATAGAACGTCTGAGTCATGTTtgtcagatatttactgtatgaaaCCTGACAATGATGAAAACATGCTCAGCTCCTTGACAACAGATCtacagtcagtttgtttctgtgtgacatcaataaaacacatcactgcTGTGTGGTTGAGGTGTGGGATGTTCAGTTGTGCTGAATGTAAGCgctgtgaaacaaacaggaagtgacgttttattttgaaaccaaAGGAAGGCGGAGCTCTGTGACAGCTGGTCAGGTGACTGCAGGGGGAGGTCACACTGTGACTGACAAGGCAGCAgatggacggacggacagacgaCAGGAGGAATAAACAAGGTGAGTACATGATTCTGTCTTACTGATCAGATGTTTGCCTCCACATCATGACCCACGTCAGTCCGGTTCAGTCCGgttcagttcttcttcttcatgagtTCATGTAATCACTGAAATCATAACTTCAGCCTCTGAAAcatgttgatgttccaatcCAGCTGATAAATACCACCTTAAAGAAGTCAGAGCACCACCTTAAAGAAGTCAGGGGACCACCTTAAATAAGTCAGAGCACCACCTTAAATACCTTAAATTTTCAGCAGAGAGAAGATAaagttgttttaatgtgtgtgtctgtctgtctgtgtgtgtgtgtgtgtctggctgtctgtgtgtgtgtgtgtgtgtgtgtttacttagAGTTAATAAAgttaaccaaaccaaacaacacgctgacctctgaccttgtgATGAACCAATCACAGTGAGCTTTGCTGGAACACGGTCAGtgttcagacaaacagctgacccCAGAACAGacatgaagaataaaaacatcaagttACAAATGATCAGTCTGActgacgacaacaacaacaacaacaacaccatcaacaaaagcaacaccaacaaaaacaacaacaccaacaacaccaaaacaacaacaccaccaccaccaacaacaacaacaacaccaacaacaacaccaccaacaacaacaccaacagcaacaccaccaacaacaacaccaccaacaacaagaccaccaccaacaccaccaacaacaccaccaacaacaacaacaccaacagcaacaccaacaacaacaccagcaacaacaacactaacaacaccaacaacaacaccaccaccaacaacaccaacaacactaacaacaccaacgacaacaacagcaccaccaccaacaacaacagcaacagcagcaacagcaacaacagcaacatcactaacaacaacaccaacaacaacaacatcactaacaacaacaccaacagtaacaacaccaacacctATTTCATGGAGTTCACGTCTCCAATCCAGAGTGTCACTGAAGGATTCAAAGGATCAGAGAAATCTCAGAATGTAAAGGACaaaagcagacaggcagacagacagacagacagacaggcaggcagacagacaggcagacacagttaGTTGTAACCAAACCTTTGTAcctgaacctgtctgtctgtcctctgcaggTCGTCATGGACACCGTCAGGACTCGTCTGACACAGGTGAGACCTAAAGCTCCTCCCTCTCTGACCTGTAACCATGgttacacctgtctgtctccagtctTCCTCAGTGGGCGTGGTCGATGgcgaggaggggggaggagctCCGAGCGTGGAGACGTTTGTGACATCAGAGGCCGAGGAGGAGGCGTGGCCTAGCAGTGACATCACAGCGTTGGTGCTGCGACATCGCCATGGTTACCGGAGAGCTGgcatgttcctgtgtgtgtgtggagtcgTGGTCTTCAccacaggtgcacacacacacacacacacacacacacacacacacacacacctttcatgTTTGATCATGTGATTAAAGTGGGCGTGGTCTCTCTCTCAGCGTTCTTATTGGCCTACGCAGTGTTTGGTGGGCGGTACCACTGCTCCCGTGTGGGGGGGCCGGAGGATGAGCAGCATGGGGGCGGGGCTAAAGCACCTGCAGGCGGAGGGGCGGGGCTTTACCTGGGAGAGCTGAGGGTGATGATGAGGAGGCTGCTGCAGGATGAAGACATCCACAACACAGTCAGGTGGTTCACGCTGATGGATGTTTGACAGGATGAATCCACCAATAGGATCTgagagctgcagacaggtgtAGGTCATGTGACGTgtggttctgtttgtgttcagtcgGGTCAGCAGAGCGGGTCATCCTCCAGGTTCCTCTGAGGGAACCTCTCTGGCCTCAGAAGTCCTCCGGCGCTTCAGGCAGCTGCAGATGGATCACACCTGGACGGAGTCGCTGTACGCCACGCTGCAGTTCCCCGACAGGTCGGTAGGTGGCGCTGAGCTCAGAGGACAGACAGCGCTGACGGAggactcacctgtctgtctacctgcaGGTCTCAGAGGAGCGCTCTGTGGCTGGTGGACTCTGCAGGACTGAGCTCAGAACAGATTCTGCTGAACCCGTCTGACTTCTGCCCGTACAGCGCCACAGGAAGTACCACGGTGAGACGGAGACAGGATGGCActgtcaccatggtaaccacaGCACCGTGACCTTtacctgtctccctctctgcaggGGGGCGTGGTCTACGCCAACTACGGCCGTCCGGAGGATTTTAATTGGCTGAAGAGCGCGGGCgtgtctgtgattggctgtgtgGTGGTGATGCGTGTCGGGGGCGGGGTCAGTTTCGCTGAGAAGGTGTGGTTGGCTGAGAGGAACGGGGTGGGCGGAGCTTTGATCTACCCCGACCCCGCCGACCTGCCGCAGGACCCCCGACGGCTgggactgaacacacacaccgccgTGTCCGaacacgtaacacacacacacacacacacaccgctgtgTCCGaacacgtaacacacacacacacacacacacacacacacacgtgtgctcCGGACCAATCACCATCTCCGTCTGTGTCGTCCAATCACAGGTCCACCTGGGGTCAGGTGACCCCTTCACTCCCGGCTTTCCCTCCTTCAATCACACTCAGTTCCCGCCCGTCCAGTCCTCGGGCCTGCCACTCATCCCCGTCCTGCCAATCAGTGCCACTGTAGCTGCCAAGCTGCTCAGgtaagccccgccccctcagGTCACCTGCTCAGGTGTGTTGTGACCTCACTGCGTGTCTCTGCGTCTCAGCCAGCTGTCAGGTCCGTCCTGTCCTCCGTCCTGGCGGGTTCGGCTGCCGTACGTACGCTGCGTGGTCGGTCCAGAGTTCAGCTCCGGACGCAGAGTCCAGATGTCGGTCCACAACGTGATGACGCCGGTTCTGCTCAACAACATCTTCTCGTCTGTGGAGGGCCGGGTCGAGCCAGGTACTCGCTGAGCGGACACAGATTCACAGTTTGAGGGACGGATCATGACAACCCGCTTCGTCTCTGTCAGACCAGTACATCATCCTGGGAGCCCAGAGGGACTCGCTGGGTCCAGGAGCCGTGAAGTCTGGAGTGGGAACAGCGATCCTGCTGGAGCTGGCCCGAACCTTCTCCACCATGGTGAAGAACGGTAAGACTCACCTGGAGACAGGTGTGCTCAGGCTGAGGGCAGCTTTGGCTGCTGGTAGGTGGTCATCACGTTGGTGCTCCGACATCCCATGATGCTCTCAGGTGTGGCGGTTGCTATGGCGCTCCTGTGGTTGCTAAGGCGTTGCTGTGCTTGTCTGCAGGTTTCAGTCCCAGACGCAGTTTGCTGTTTGTCAGCTGGGACGCCGGAGACTTCGGGAACGTCGGAGCCACGGAGTGGCTGGAGGTTCGTCCAATCAGagacactgacctctgaccttgcTGTTGCCGCAGTAACctggtgacctttgaccctctgTTTGTCAGGGTTACCTGTCCATGCTCCACCTGAAGGCTGTGGcctatttcagtctggaccaggCTGTCATGGGTAACACCGagctctcagccaatcacaggagACCTTCTGTAATGTGCCTGATaaacacctgtctgtctgcctgtctgtctgtctgtgtgtctctctgtctgcctgtctgtttctctgtctgtttctctgtctgtctgtctgtctgcctgtctgtctgtctgtgtgtctctctgtctgcctgtctgtttctctgtctgtctgtctgtctgtctgtctgtctgtctgtgtgtctgtctgtctgtgtgtctgtgtgtctgtctgtctgcctgtctgtctgtctgtctgtctgtctgtctgtgtgtctgtctgtctgcctgtctgcctgcctgcctgtcttttaacctctgtctctctgtctgtctgtctgtctctctgcctgcctgtctgtctgcctgtctgtctgtctgtctgtctgcctgtctgtctgtctgcaggtgatGATGTCCTGTCTGCCTACACCAGTCCTCTGCTGGTCGACCTGCTGGACGCTGCCATCAGACAGGTGAACACGTTACAGAAGGAAGACAcgtgtgtttatatgttcatgTCACGTGACGTCTCTCTCCTGTGCGTCACGTGACGTCTCTCTCCTGACGTCTCTCTCCTGCGCGTCACGTGACGTCTCTCTCCTGCGCGTCACGTgacgtctctctctcctgcGCGTCACGTGACGTCNNNNNNNNNNNNNNNNNNNNNNNNNNNNNNNNNNNNNNNNNNNNNNNNNNNNNNNNNNNNNNNNNNNNNNNNNNNNNNNNNNNNNNNNNNNNNNNNNNNNNNNNNNNNNNNNNNNNNNNNNNNNNNNNNNNNNNNNNNNNNNNNNNNNNNNNNNNNNNNNNNNNNNNNNNNNNNNNNNNNNNNNNNNNNNNNNNNNNNNNNNNNNNNNNNNNNNNNNNNNNNNNNNNNNNNNNNNNNNNNNNNNNNNNNNNNNNNNNNNNNNNNNNNNNNNNNNNNNNNNNNNNNNNNNNNNNNNNNNNNNNNNNNNNNNNNNNNNNNNNNNNNNNNNNNNNNNNNNNNNNNNNNNNNNNNNNNNNNNNNNNNNNNNNNNNNNNNNNNNNNNNNNNNNNNNNNNNNNNNNNNNNNNNNNNNNNNNNNNNNCTCTCCTGCGCGTCACCTGACGTCTCTCTCCTGCGCGTCACGTGACGTCACTCTCCTGCGCGTCACCTgacgtctctctctcctgcGCGTCACGTGACGTCTCTCTCCTGCGCGTCACGTGACGTCACTCTCCTGCGCGTCACGTGACGTGTGTCTGGTTGTTTTAGGTGGAGCATCCCAAACATGCAGGTCAGACCATCTACAGCCAGGCggagagagacggaggcagCTGGAGGATGTGAggctcacaccacacacacctgaggctgTGGACCAGGTGTCCTCACCTGAACGTTCAGTGACCTGTGTTGTGTCTGCTCTCCTCAGCATGAAGCCTCTGCACCTGAACAGCGGCGCGTACAGCTTCACAGCGTTCGCAGGAGTCCCAGCGGTGGAGCTCCGGTtcactgaggtgtgtgtgacacCATGATGATGTCACGTGATGCGTACACAGGTGTGCTGGTTACAGGTTGATGACATCACATCTGTCCATTCAGGAGCGAGCGTACCCGTTCGTCAACACGCCGCTGGACAGCGCGTCCCGCCTACAGGAAGTGCTGGGAGGTCGTCTGGGGGTCACGGGG
It encodes:
- the tfr2 gene encoding transferrin receptor protein 2, which produces MDTVRTRLTQSSSVGVVDGEEGGGAPSVETFVTSEAEEEAWPSSDITALVLRHRHGYRRAGMFLCVCGVVVFTTAFLLAYAVFGGRYHCSRVGGPEDEQHGGGAKAPAGGGAGLYLGELRVMMRRLLQDEDIHNTVSRVSRAGHPPGSSEGTSLASEVLRRFRQLQMDHTWTESLYATLQFPDRSQRSALWLVDSAGLSSEQILLNPSDFCPYSATGSTTGGVVYANYGRPEDFNWLKSAGVSVIGCVVVMRVGGGVSFAEKVWLAERNGVGGALIYPDPADLPQDPRRLGLNTHTAVSEHVHLGSGDPFTPGFPSFNHTQFPPVQSSGLPLIPVLPISATVAAKLLSQLSGPSCPPSWRVRLPYVRCVVGPEFSSGRRVQMSVHNVMTPVLLNNIFSSVEGRVEPDQYIILGAQRDSLGPGAVKSGVGTAILLELARTFSTMVKNGFSPRRSLLFVSWDAGDFGNVGATEWLEGYLSMLHLKAVAYFSLDQAVMGDDVLSAYTSPLLVDLLDAAIRQVEHPKHAGQTIYSQAERDGGSWRIMKPLHLNSGAYSFTAFAGVPAVELRFTEERAYPFVNTPLDSASRLQEVLGGRLGVTGRSLGELVGEMVLRLAHDHILPLRITSYAQTVLQFSAQLNKHSAELQSRGLSPHWVFSARGDYSRAAETLQRAIDYSDLHDPTTDRFYNTRIMRVEYYFLSQYVSVVETPFRHVIHGRGDHTLSALTEHLALLTSDPERFDEKRFRRQLAFFTWTLQGAANALNGDVWSIQNTHTYTQ